CCGGCGAGGGTTCGAGACTGATGCAGGAAGGAGTGAAAGCTCCGAAACCTTTGGTTGCTGTCAATGGGGAAAGGCTCATTGACAGGCTCATCAGGATATTTGTGCAGAACGACGCAAGCGAGATTATCGTTATCTGCAACGGGCAGATGACGGACGTGCATTGCCATCTTGAAGCATTGAAGCGTGAAGGACTGAACGGAAAGCAGATTCCATTGCGCTATATCGTGAAATCAACCCCGAGTTCGATGCACAGTTTCTACGAATTGAGCAGATATATAGGCGAAGAACCGTTCGTACTAACTACCGTTGATACTATTTTTCGTGAAGAAGAATTTACGGAATACGTGAAAGCATTTCGGGAAAATGCCGAGACTGACGCCTTTATGGGGGTTACAGATTATATCGACGACGAAAAACCATTGTATGTTGGGGTGGAAGACAGCCTGAACATCAGTGGTTTTTTTGATACGAATGAGTCTGGTTGTCAGTACATTTCCGGAGGAATCTATGGCTTGCGTGCAGAAACAATCCGAACGCTGAACGACTGTATCGAGCGAGGCGAAAGCCGTATGCGCAACTTTCAGCGTGCATTGCTAGCCGATGGTTGGCAAGTAAAGGCATATCCTTTCTCTAAAATACTGGATATCGACCACGCTGAGGACATTGAGAAGGCGGAAACATTTGTCAAGGAGAAATAATCGGACCTATGAAAGTAATCGGCATTCAACGCGCTTCCTGTTTTTCTCCAAACTCTGTGGAGAAGGATAGGGAGATATTGGATGCGGTGGTGGGAAGATTTGGTGGAACGATCGTGTCCGAATCTGACTTGAGAAGTGAGGATCTGAACGCTGCCGACATCATTTTCAATATGGGCAGACTGCCTGAAACGGTGGCTCTGCTGAAGAGGAAAGAATTTGAAGGCACGCTGATATTAAATTCCGGAACAGGAGTTGAACGATGCAGGCGCAGCAATTTGGTCAGGTTGATGAGGGAAAATCATATCCCTCAACCTCCGTTGTTTGGAACAGACGGCTATTGGATAAAGCGTGGCGATGCATCGGCACAGAAAAAAGAAGATGTGCGCTACTGCAAGAGCGACGAAGAACTTGCGATGGCAAGAATGGATTTCGCTGAACGTGGAATAAAAGACATTGTGGTACAGGCTCATATAAAGGGCGACCTTGTGAAATTCTATGGCGTTGAAGGCACAGGATTCTTTCGGACGCTTTATCCCGGTGATGACGGCGAGTCGAAATTCGGCGACGAAGCCATCAATGGTAAGCCCCATCGCATTTTCTATGAGAAGCAGAACTTGCAGGCCAGTTCTGAATTGTTGGCTCGAATGGCCGAAACGCCGATTTATGGTGGCGATGCCATCATCAATTCGGAAGGCGACTTCTTCATTATCGATTTCAATGATTGGCCGAGTTTCTCACGCTGTAAGGAGGAAGCAGCCGAGGCAATCATATTTAAAGTGAGAATGCTGCAATAAAATAGCATAATTCACGATATATTTATATAAGCTAACAATAAAATAAAGAAAGGAAGGATAGAGAAGAGACGGAATTGAAATGGTAAATGTCCGCTCGAATATGGCGATTTTTTCAGATAATGTCCATACTCTTAACCTTCTTGTTTCATATACGGATGTTGGAAAATAAAAGTTTTAAAGAAT
The Prevotella sp. HUN102 genome window above contains:
- a CDS encoding NDP-sugar synthase encodes the protein MKYAIIAAGEGSRLMQEGVKAPKPLVAVNGERLIDRLIRIFVQNDASEIIVICNGQMTDVHCHLEALKREGLNGKQIPLRYIVKSTPSSMHSFYELSRYIGEEPFVLTTVDTIFREEEFTEYVKAFRENAETDAFMGVTDYIDDEKPLYVGVEDSLNISGFFDTNESGCQYISGGIYGLRAETIRTLNDCIERGESRMRNFQRALLADGWQVKAYPFSKILDIDHAEDIEKAETFVKEK